A stretch of the Aegilops tauschii subsp. strangulata cultivar AL8/78 chromosome 4, Aet v6.0, whole genome shotgun sequence genome encodes the following:
- the LOC120961868 gene encoding DNA (cytosine-5)-methyltransferase DRM2-like encodes MPQNLERAIPLRSVRTKNSSKDWTSDSDGSDKFEWDSDGEAEASSAPAMRNFDAPGPSTLSSNGWINGEAPPTSLIEGYVEMGFPKEMVMRSIKEIGHGDADALLELLLTYKALGDDDDALGNHSTSGCNLPIVEDDDDLDFENWDGDDDTGGRESSSDDSGYEEFLREMSDKDEKINSLRDMGFSEDEANMAITICGVDADLSVLVDSISASQVTEVCHSRNLSDHQVTARCFDSFGGKKRARLIEESKKKRKRYGGGAQGKRPSSDGSDEESMPLPNPMVGFNLPGYRGPSMTRVLPELATGPPYFYYENVARAPKGVWAKITRFLFDIQPEFVDSLHLCAAARKRGYIHNLPTENRSPLLPLPPKTIFEAFPHDKKWWPSWDQRTHFNCLQTCTASAPVTERIQQKLSSSGNPPPQSVQKYVRHQCSKWNLVWVGKDKAAPLEPHEMEYLLGFPKDHTRGFGKTQRYKSLGNSFQVDTVAYHLSVLRDMFPNGITVLSLFTSIGGGEVALHKLGIHMRAVVSIEICKANRKILRSWWDQTQTGTLIEIDDVKSLKDDEIASYVHRFGGFDLVIGGSPCNNLAGSNRHHRDGLEGEHSSLFYDYFRILNSVKSAMANM; translated from the exons ATGCCGCAGAATCTTGAGCGAGCGATTCCTCTGCGCAGCGTCCGTACGAAAAATTCGTCAAAG GACTGGACCAGTGATAGTGATGGCAGTGATAAGTTTGAGTGGGACAGTGATGGTGAGGCCGAGGCCTCATCTGCTCCGGCTATGAGGAACTTCGATGCTCCTGGCCCATCCACACTC AGTTCCAATGGGTGGATCAACGGGGAAGCGCCGCCTACTTCTTTGATCGAGGGATATGTGGAAATGGGCTTCCCAAAAGAGATGGTCATGAGGAGTATTAAGGAGATTG GACATGGTGATGCAGATGCGCTGCTCGAGCTACTCCTCACGTATAAG GCActaggtgatgatgatgatgcactGGGCAATCACTCTACTTCTGGCTGCAACCTCCCTAttgttgaagatgatgatgatcttgatTTTGAGAACTGGGATGGCGATGATGATACTGGTGGTAGAGAGTCAAGCTCTGATGATTCTGGTTATGAG GAGTTTCTACGAGAGATGTCAGACAAGGACGAGAAGATCAACTCATTGCGAGACATGGGCTTTTCTGAAGATGAAGCAAACATGGCCATTACGATATGCG GTGTGGATGCTGATCTCTCTGTATTGGTCGACTCGATTAGTGCATCACAGGTTACAGAAGTTTGTCACTCTAGAAACTTATCTGACCATCAG GTTACAGCTAGATGCTTCGATTCCTTTGGAGGGAAAAAGAGGGCAAGATTGATTGAAGAGAGCAAGAAAAAGAGGAAGCGATATGGAGGTGGAGCACAAGGCAAACGACCTTCCTCGGATGGCAGCGATGAGGAATCAATGCCTCTCCCAAATCCGATGGTTGGGTTTAACCTTCCTGGTTATAGGGGACCATCAATGACCCGAGTGCTTCCTGAACTGGCTACCGGACCACCTTATTTCTACTATGAAAATGTGGCCAGAGCTCCGAAAGGTGTATGGGCAAAAATTACAAGATTTCTGTTTGACATCCAGCCTGAGTTTGTGGATTCTCTTCATCTGTGTGCAGCTGCCAGGAAAAGGGGATATATCCACAATTTGCCAACCGAGAACAGATCACCGCTTCTCCCTCTGCCTCCAAAGACAATTTTTGAGGCATTCCCTCATGACAAGAAGTGGTGGCCATCCTGGGACCAGAGAACGCACTTCAATTGCTTGCAAACATGTACGGCAAGTGCACCGGTGACAGAACGGATCCAGCAGAAACTTTCAAGCTCAGGCAATCCACCACCTCAAAGTGTACAGAAATATGTCAGGCATCAGTGCTCAAAATGGAACCTTGTTTGGGTTGGCAAAGACAAAGCTGCTCCATTGGAACCTCATGAGATGGAGTATCTTCTTGGTTTCCCAAAGGACCACACAAGAGGCTTCGGCAAGACACAGAGATACAAGTCTCTCGGCAACTCATTCCAAGTCGACACGGTCGCTTACCACTTGTCAGTGCTGAGGGACATGTTTCCCAATGGTATTACTGTGCTGTCCTTGTTCACCAGTATCGGAGGAGGAGAGGTTGCCTTGCACAAGCTTGGGATCCACATGAGGGCAGTAGTTTCTATTGAGATATGCAAAGCTAATAGGAAGATTTTGAGGAGTTGGTGGGATCAGACCCAGACAGGAACATTGATTGAGATTGATGATGTGAAATCCCTCAAGGATGATGAAATTGCATCATATGTTCATAGATTTGGCGGCTTCGACTTGGTGATTGGGGGCAGCCCATGTAACAATCTTGCCGGAAGCAACCGACACCATCGTGATGGCTTGGAGGGCGAGCACTCATCTTTGTTCTATGACTACTTTAGGATCTTGAATTCCGTCAAGTCGGCTATGGCGAACATGTAG